A single genomic interval of Pochonia chlamydosporia 170 chromosome 7, whole genome shotgun sequence harbors:
- a CDS encoding branched-chain amino acid aminotransferase (similar to Aspergillus oryzae RIB40 XP_001820703.1), with translation MAPSAVSQQDVNLTAAAIQRKEASISNGDNAQKAPLDASKLTYTLTKAPRPVPDEAVANSGDETIATDHMVTATWKASTGWGTPELKPYGPLSLMPTASCLHYATECFEGLKVFRGYDGKLRVFRPDRNCARMVMSAGRISLPVFEPAELEKLMIALLSVDGTKWLPKERPGNYLYIRPTLIGTQSQLGVQAPKEAMLYIIVTFLPRLDSPPGGMRLHTSPEDMVRAWVGGFGYAKVGANYGPSLMATQDARRRGFHQILWLYGQQGECTEAGASNFFVLWKRKDGKKELITAPLDDKLILDGVTRRSCLDIARERLAGEIEVTERKYTIDELFEADAEGRILESFAAGTAYFVCAVSQIHHRGKDINIPMGPEGKAGEITTKLKTWVGDIMYGREQHEWGVVIPEKEQ, from the exons ATGGCCCCCTCCGCTGTTTCCCAACAGGATGTCAACCTgactgccgccgccatccagcGCAAGGAGGCTTCCATCTCCAATGGTGACAACGCTCAAAAGGCTCCCCTTGATGCCTCAAAGCTCACCTACACTCTGACCAAGGCGCCTCGTCCAGTCCCCGATGAGGCCGTTGCCAATTCTGGTGACGAGACAATTGCCACTGACCACATGGTCACTGCTACCTGGAAGGCTTCAACCGGCTGGGGCACTCCCGAACTGAAGCCATACGGTCCATTGAGCCTCATGCCTACTGCCTCCTGCTTGCACTACGCCACCGAGTGCTTCGAGGGTCTCAAGGTCTTCCGTGGTTACGATGGAAAGCTGCGTGTCTTCCGCCCCGACCGCAACTGCGCCCGTATGGTCATGTCCGCTGGACGCATCTCCCTGCCCGTCTTCGAGCCCGCCGAGCTCGAGAAGCTCATGATCGCTCTTTTGTCTGTTGACGGCACCAAATGGCTGCCCAAGGAACGCCCCGGCAACTACCTCTATATTCGCCCTACTCTCATCGGTACCCAGTCCCAGCTCGGTGTCCAGGCCCCCAAGGAGGCTATGCTCTACATCATTGTCACCTTCTTGCCTCGCCTGGACTCTCCTCCCGGCGGCATGCGTCTTCACACCTCCCCCGAGGACATGGTTCGTGCCTGGGTTGGTGGATTCGGCTACGCCAAGGTTGGCGCAAACTATGGCCCTTCTTTGATGGCCACCCAGGATGCTCGCCGTCGTGGATTCCACCAGATTCTCTGGCTGTATGGCCAGCAGGGCGAGTGCACCGAGGCCGGCGCCAGCaacttcttcgtcctctggaagcgcaaggatggcaagaagGAGCTCATCACTGCCCCATTGGACGATAAGCTGATCCTGGACGGTGTTACTCGCCGCAGCTGTTTGGATATTGCCCGCGAGAGACTGGCGGGTGAGATTGAGGTTACCGAGCGCAAGTACACTATTGATGAGCTTTTCGAGGCTGATGCCGAGGGACGCATCCTCGaatcttttgctgctggcaCTGCT TACTTTGTCTGTGCCGTCtctcaaatccaccaccGCGGCAAGGATATCAACATCCCTATGGGCCCCGAGGGCAAAGCTGGCGAAATCACTACCAAGCTCAAGACCTGGGTCGGCGATATTATGTACGGCCGTGAGCAACACGAGTGGGGTGTTGTTATCCCTGAGAAGGAACAGTAA